In the genome of Streptomyces sp. Tu 3180, the window ATACGGTCCCACCGCTCGGGTACCCAATCGGCGCAACGCCGCCCACACGGTCACCTGGTTGGCCGAGATGACCGGTATGCGCAGTTCAGTCTCCGGCGGTGCGCCCGAGGCGGTGACCCGGGCCCCGCGCCGCGGGCCGGGTCCGCCGAGGAGGGAGACGTCGGGGAGGGAGACGTCCGCGCCGGCGCCGGCCTCACGGCGGGGGACGGGCACGCGACGGATCGTGGTGACGCCCGTGTTGACGACGGTGGGTCCAGGTGCGAACGTGGTCAATCCGCGCATCCCGGACCCACCGAGGACACCGAGACCCACCGGGGACTCCCGGCCACCCGGAGGAACGGCGGCCCATGACCATCCCCACGCTGCTCGTCCTGGACGCCGATCCGCCTCCCCGCCTCGGCCGGCTCACCGGCCGCGTCCGCGTCGAGCACGCCGACGCCTCGACGCTCGCCGAGCGGCTTCCGCACGCGGACGTGCTGCTGGTCTGGGACTTCACCTCCCACGCGGTCCGCGAGGCGTGGCCCGGTGAGGGCCCCCGGCCGCGCTGGGTGCACACCGCGAGCGCCGGCGTGGACCATCTGCTCGGTCCGGAGCTGGCCGCGTCCGACACGGTGGTCACCAACGCGCGCGGGATCTTCGACCGGTCGATCGCCGAGTACGTCGCCGCCCTCGTGCTGGCACTGGCCAAGGACCTGCCGAGGACGCTGGAGTTCCAGCGGGAGCGGACCTGGCGGCACCGGGAGACGCGCAGGGTCGCCGGGACCCGTGCCGTCGTGGTCGGCTCCGGGCCCGTCGGGCGGGCGATCGCCGGCACGCTCACGGCGCTCGGCGTCACCACCGCCCTGGTCGGTCGCACCGCGCGCGCCGGTGTGCACGACCCGGAGGACCTGGACCGGCTGATCGCCCGCGCGGACTGGGTGATCGCCGCCGCGCCGCTCACGGACCGGACCCGGGGCATGTTCGACGCCCGCCGCTTCGGCGTGATGCAGCCCTCGGCCCACTTCGTCAACGTCGGCCGCGGACAGCTGGTCGTCCAGGACGCGCTCGCCGAGGCCCTGCGCAGGCGCTGGATCGCGGGCGCCGCGCTGGACGTCTTCGAGACCGAGCCGCTCGGTCCCGACAGCCCGCTGTGGCGGGTCCCGGGGCTGGTCGTGTCCCCGCACATGAGCGGCGACACGGTCGGCTGGCGGGACGAACTCGCCGCCCAGTTCGTGGAGCTGTACGAGCTCTGGGCGGCGGGCGAGCCCCTGGTGAACGTGGTCGACAAGCGGCGCGGATACGTACCCGGACACTGACGCTCCCAGGAGGACGGATGTCCGAGCTCACCGAGCTGACCGCCGTGCGGCTCCTCGACGGCTACCGCAGGGGGGAGTTCGGCCCGGTGGAGGTGACCCGCGCGGCGCTGCGGCGGGCGGAGGCGGTCCAGCCGGAGGTGAACGCGTTCGTCCGGCTGCTGGCCGAGGACGCGCTGGAGCGGGCCGCCGCGTCCGGGGAGCGGTGGCGGCGCGGTGAGCCGTGCGGGCTGCTCGACGGGGTGCCGGTCACGGTGAAGGACCTCCTGCCGCTGCGCGGCGCCCCGACCCTGCGGGGCTCGCGGACGATCGACCCGGCGGGGCCCTGGGAGGAGGACGCTCCCTCGGTGGCCCGGCTGCGGGAGCACGGCGCGGTCTTCCTCGGCAAGACCACGACCCCCGAGTTCGGCTGGAAGGGCGTGACCGACTCCCCGCTCAGCGGCGTCACCCGCAACCCGTACGACCCGGCGCGCACCGCCGGCGGCTCCAGCGGGGGCGCGGCGGCGGCCGTGGCGCTGGGGGCGGGACCGCTGGCGCTGGGCACGGACGGCGGGGGCAGTGTCCGGATCCCGGCGGCGTTCTGCGGGATCTTCGCGCTGAAGCCGACGTACGGCCGCGTGCCGCTGTATCCGGCGAGCCCGTTCGGGACGCTGGCCCACGTCGGGCCGATGACGCGGGACGCGGCGGACGCGGCGCTGCTGATGGACGTGATCGGCGCGCCCGACTCCCGGGACTGGTCGGCGCTCGGGCCGGCGCCCGGCTCCTTCGCGGAGGGCATCGCGGGCGGGGTGCACGGGCTGCGGGTGGCGTACTCGCCGTCGCTGGGCGGACAGGTGGCGGTACGGCCGGCGGTCGCGGCGGCGGTGCGGCGGGCGGTGGAGCGGCTGGCCGGGCTCGGTGCGTACGTCGAGGAGGCCGACCCCGATTTCAGCGAGCCGGTGGAGGCCTTCCACACCCTGTGGTTCTCGGGGGCCGCCCGCGCGGTCCAGCACCTCACCCGTGACCGGCGGGGGCTGCTCGACCCGGGCCTGCGCGAGATCTGCGCGGCCGGCGCCCGGTACTCGGCGCTGGACTACCTGGCCGCGGCGGACGTCCGCACGGAGCTGGGCCGCCGCATGGGCCGCTTCCACGACACCTACGACCTGCTGGTCACCCCCACCCTGCCGATCACGGCGTTCGAGGCGGGCGCGGAGGTGCCGAAGGGGTCCGGCCACCGCCGCTGGACGGGCTGGACCCCGTTCACCTACCCCTTCAACATGACCCAGCAGCCCGCCGCGACCGTCCCCGTCGGCACCGACCCCGACGGCCTGCCCGTCGGCCTGCAGCTGGTGGCCGCCCGCCACCACGACGCCCTGGTCCTGCGGGCGGCGCACGCGCTGTACGAGGCCGGGGTCGCGCCCGCCGGGAGCGGGGCCCCCGCCCGCGGCGCCCGCGCGCCACGGGTCGTCACGGGAGTCGGCCAATTGGCCGGAATAACTCGCGTGGCTTCGGGTAGCCGCGCCGCCATGGCTCCACGGACAGGACAACCACCCGGACGACGCCGGGAGAACTCCGGACCCTCGCGCCGGTCACTGCTCGCGGGGGCCGCGGCGCTCGGCGCGCTGGGCGCCGCGGGCTGCTCGCGCGTGCCCACCGAGGCGAGCACGAACGGCGGTGACCTGCTGGACCGGCTCAAGGCGGCGGGCGTCGTCCGCCTGGGCATCGCCGGTGAGATCCCCTTCGGCTACATCGACAAGGACGGCGAACTCACCGGGGAGGCGCCGGAACTGGCCAAGGTCGTCTTCAAGCGCCTGGGCGTGGACCGGGTCCAGCCCGTGCCGACCGAGTTCGGCTCGCTGATCCCGGGGCTGAACTCCCAGCAGTTCGACGTCGTGGCCGCCGGGATGTACATCAACCCCGAGCGCTGCGAGCAGGTCATCTTCTCCGACCCCGACTACCAGATGCTCGACTCGTTCATCGTGCGCAAGGGCAACCCGCTGGGGCTGCGCTCCTACCGGGACGTCGTCGAGAAGAAGGCGAGGTTCGCCACCGGCACCGGGTACGCGGAGATCGCGTACGCGGTCGAGGCCGGGTACCCGGAGAGCGACATGCTGATCGTCCCCGACCAGGTCGCCGGGCTGAACGCCGTGGAGGCCGGGCGGGTGGACGTCTTCGCCGGTACCGCGCTCACCACCCGCGAGGTGGTGAAGAAGTCGAACAAGGCGGAGGTCACGGAGCCGTTCCGGCCGATCGTCGACGGCAGGCCGCACGTCGACGGCGGCGGCTTCGCCTTCCGGCCGACCGAGACGAGGCTGCGGGACGCCTTCAACGCGGAACTGCGCAAGCTCAAGGAGAGCGGCGAACTGCTCCGCATCCTCAGGCCGTTCGGTTTCACCGAGGCCGAGATGACGGACCTGACCGCGAAGGAGCTGTGCGGCGGATGACCTCGGGACTCTGGGAACTGGTACTGCGGGGCGTCTGGGTCACGATCCAGCTGCTCGTCCTCAGCGCGCTGCTGGCGACGGCGGTGTCCTTCGTGGCCGGCGTCGCGCGCACGCACCGGTCGCGGCTCGTCCGCTTCCTGGCGGGCCTCTACACCGAGGTGTTCCGCGGGACCTCGGCCCTGGTGATGATCTTCTGGGTGTTCTTCGTGCTGCCCCCGGCCTTCGGCTGGCAGCTGGTGCCGCTGTGGGCGGGCACGCTGGCGCTCGGCCTGACCTACGGGGCGTACGGCTCGGAGATCGTGCGCGGCGCGCTCGCCGCGGTCGACCCGGCCCAGCGTGAGGGCGGCATCGCGCTGAGCTTCACGCCCTGGCAGCGGATGAGGCTGATCCTGCTGCCGCAGGCGGTGCCGGAGATGGTCCCGCCGTTCTCCAACCTGCTGATCGAGCTGCTCAAGGGCACCGCCCTGGTGTCGATCATGGGCATGGGCGACCTGGCGTTCAGCGGCAACCTGGTGCGCCTGGCGCTGCAGGAGAGCGCGGAGATCTACACGTACGTCCTGCTGATCTACTTCGTGATCGCCTTCCTGCTGACCCGCCTGATGCGCGGGCTGGAGAAGAAGCTGAAGGCGGGCGTCGGCAAGGCGCCGGCCCGCACGCCCGACGTGGAGCCGAAGCGGCCCGGGGCCGCCACCGCGGGAGGTGCGGTCCGATGAACTGGGACTGGGGCGCGGTCGCCGACTTCATGCCGCACTTCTGGGACGGTCTGCTGGTCACCCTGCAGATCCTGGTCCTCGGCTCGCTGATCTCGTTCGTGCTGGGTCTGGTGTGGGCGCTGCTGATGCGGGTGCCGACGCGCTGGGTGAGCTGGCCGGTCGGGGCGGTGACGGAGTTCGTCCGCAACACCCCGCTGCTGGTGCAGCTGTTCTTCCTGTTCTACGTGCTGCCGGAGTGGGGCCTGACCCTCTCGGCGCTGACCACCGGCGTCCTCGCCATCGGTCTGCACTACTCGACGTACACGATGCAGGTCTACCGGGCCGGTATCGAGGCCGTGCCGGCGGGCCAGTGGGAGGCGGCGACGGCGCTGAACCTGCCGCTGCGCCGGACGTGGACCGCGGTGATCCTGCCGCAGGCCGTGCGCAGGGTGGTGCCCGCGCTCGGCAACTACGTCATCTCGATGCTGAAGGACACGCCGATGCTGATGGCGATCACCGTGCTGGAGATGCTCGGCGAGGCACGGCTGTTCGCCCAGCAGAACTTCCAGTTCACCGAGCCCCTGACGGTGATCGGCCTCGCCTTCGTCGTCATCTCCTACCTGGCCTCCCTTGCCCTGCGAGCCCTGGAGCGACGCCTTGTCCACTGACACCCACGCCCTGTCCGACGAAAAGCCCGGGAGCCCGGGGAGCACCGGCGAGCTGATCCGCCTGGAGCGGGTCACCAAGCGGTTCGGGGACCACACGGTCCTGGACCACCTGGACTTCTCCGTGGACGCCGGCAAGCACGTCACCCTGATCGGTCCGTCCGGCTCGGGCAAGACCACGATCCTGCGGCTGCTGATGACGCTGCTGAAGCCCGACGAGGGCACGATCACCGTCGACGGGGAGCGGCTGTTCCCCGCCCCCGAGAAGCAGGTCCGCGAGGTCCGCAAGAAGATCGGGATGGTGTTCCAGCAGTTCAACCTGTTCCCGAACATGACGGTGCTCAGGAACATCACCGAGGCCCCGGTCACCGTGCTCGGCATGTCCAAGGACGCGGCCGAGGAGCGGGCGCGGGAGCTGCTGGAGATGGTCGGGCTGAGCGACCACGTCGACAAGCACCCCGCGCAGCTGTCCGGCGGCCAGCAGCAGCGGGTGGCGATCGCGCGGGCGCTGGCGATGCGGCCGCAGGTGCTGCTGCTGGACGAGGTGACCTCAGCGCTGGACCCGGAGCTGGTCGCGGGCGTCCTGGACGTGCTGCGGGACATCGCCCGCTCCACCGACATCACCATGCTCTGCGTGACCCACGAGATGAACTTCGCCCGGGACATCTCGGACCAGGTGCTGATGTTCGACTCGGGCCGGATCATCGAGGCGGGACCCCCGGAGAAGATCTTCAGCGAGCCGGAGCACGACCGGACACGGGAGTTCCTCGGCGCGGTCCTGTGACCACGGGCCGTGCGCGGGCCGACGTCCCAGGTCCCCGCTCCGGCCCATTCCTCTGGCATATGCCAGAGGATCTGCCGCGCAGTTGGGAGGGCCGCCGTCTTGTCAACCCCCGCTTCCGCCGGGCCGCCCGACGGCTATCGTGGAGGGGATTCGCTGACCGGATTGCGGCCCAAGAGCGAGCGCAGGGGGAAACCGTGGCGCTGAGGCACGAGCCGACCGCCCCGCACCACTCGGTCCAGGACGCCCTGCGCGTCCTGGAGACGGTGGCGCGGCGCAGCACAGGAGTCACCGACACCGAACTCGCCCGCGAGACCGGCCTCGGCACGGAGCGGTTGACCGCGCTCCTGCGGATGCTGCGCCGCGAGGCCTACGTCGAGCAGACCGCCGACGGCCCGTACGTCGCCGGGCGGGCCTTCGCCCGCCTCGGCTCGGCCCAGGGGCACGAGGAGGCCCTGCGCGACAAGCTCCAGCACACCCTGGACCGGCTGCGCGACTCCGTGGGCGCCGCCGTCTACATCAGCCGGTACGTGGACGGCGAGGTCAGGGTCACGCAGTACGCCGACGGCCCGGCCACCCCGAGGGTGAACGAGTGGGTGGACTTCCGCTGCTCGGCGCACGCCACCGCGGTGGGCAAGAGCCTGCTCACCCAGCTCGACCACGACGGCCGGCGCGACCACCTCGCCCGGTACAAGATGGCCCGGCTCACCTCGCGCACCATCACCAGCGACAAGCTGCTGCTCTCCCGGCTGGAGGCGCAGCCGCCCACCGTGCCGGTCCTGGACCTCCAGGAGTACGCGGTCGGCACGGTCTGCGCGGCCGTCCCGATCACGGCCGGCTCCTCGGTGGGCTGCCTCGCCCTGTCCCTGCCGGTCCGGGACGCCCACCGGCTGCGCCGGGCCGCGGACGCCCTCAACCGCAACGCGGCCCCGGTGCTGCTCTCGCTGACGATCTAGGGTCCGCCCGTTCACCGCGCGGTGGTCGGGAGCACCCCCGGGGACCAGGTAGTATTAACCCCGTCGCCGCCCGCGGGAAGCGGGACGGCGGGAGTCATGCGCCGCTAGCTCAGTTGGTTAGAGCAGCTGACTCTTAATCAGCGGGTCCGGGGTTCGAGTCCCTGGCGGCGCACAGCGAAGGGCCTCTCGTGGGAGCGAGAGGCCCTTTTGCGTGCTCGTCCCCCGTGGGGCCGCCCGGCGTCCGGGCGACGCTCAGAAGGTGACGTCCGAGCAGGCGTAGAACGCGTTGCCCGTGTCGTGGACCGTCCACACCGCGAGGATGACGTGGTGCCCGCTCAGCCCGGACGGCAGCCGGCCACTGTGCGAGAGCGTCTGCGGCGGCCGCTGGCCGTTGTAGGGCACCGTCAGGAACGGGGTGAGGTTGAGGTCGGACCGGGACAGCCTGTGGTTCTGGTTCCAGCCCGGCTTGGTCACGTAGTACCGGAAGTCGGTGGTGGCGTGCATGGCCGTGAACTGCCACCGGAAGGTGTAGGTCTGCCCGCCGGTCACCCGGGTGGTGGGCCAGGCGCCGCCCGACGGGGTCGTCGGGCTGTCGAGCTGGGCGAACGGCGTGTTGTTGCCCGAGCAGATCTGCCCGTCGGCGGGGCCGGAGGCGGGGAAGCCCTTCGGGCCCTCGACGCTCTGCGGCTCCCACTGGATGGCACCGCAGTTGGGGACCGTGCCGTTCTGGCAGAGCTTCTGCCGGCTGATCGGCAGGTCGGTGTAGCCGTGGCCGCTGGCACCACCGGAGGAGAGCACGAGCGCTCCGGTCGTGGCCAGTCCCACCGCGGCTGCGTACAGCTTGGTCCGTGTGCGCATGCTGCCGCTCCTGGAGAACGTGGGGGAATGTGGTGAGGCGTGCAGGTAGGTCTAGACCAAGTCACAGAGTATGAGTGCGGACTGAACATGTCCATACCAATCACAGGACCCGTTCCCCGGTCGTTCACGGCCCCGTCTCCCCCCGCCCCGCGCAGAACGCCACCGTGAGGTCCTTCACCAGCACCTTGCGCTCGTAGTCGTCCAGCTCCACCAGCCCCCGCGTGGTCAGCCGGGTCACCGTGTCCTCCACCGAGTCCACGACCGAGGTCAGCACGCTCGCCCGGTGCTGGGCGTCCAGCGCGGCGATCCGGCGCCGGTGCATCGCCGCGGCCACCTCGGGCGCGTACTCCACCCGGGCCGGCCGCACCGCGAACACCTCCAGCCCCACCGGCGCGGCGTCCGCCGCCACCAGCCGGGTCAGCGCGTCCTGCGTCGCGTCCGCCGCGGCCCGCGACGCGCCCGGCGCCGCCACCGGCACCCGGAGCAGCGCCGCCTCGACGCACTCGCGCAGGTACCTCTCGTGGTCCTCGACCACCAGCGTCGCCCGCGCGGTGTCCCGCACCCGCCACACCACCAGGACGACCACCCGCAGCGCCACCCCGCTGCGGTCGGTCGCCGGCACCGGCTCGCTGCGCCAGTGCCGCAGCCGCACGTCGACCCGGCGGCGCAGCAGCAGCGGGTTGACCCACAGCAGCCCGGTCCGCCGGACCGTCCCCCGGTAGCGGCCGAACAGGCCGAGCACCCAGGCGCCCCCGGTCCGTCCGCGGGCCAGCCCGCCGAAGCCGAACAGCCCGAGGCCCCCGGCCGCCGCGTACGCCGCCCACTGCACCGGGCCGGGGCCGGCCGCGCCACCGCGCGCCGTGCCCCCGAACGCCTCGGCGGCGAACGGCGGCAGCGCCCCCGCCCACCACGAGGTGGCCGCACAGCCCGCCGCCCCGCACACCCCGGCGAGCACCCCGGCGACGCCGGGCAGCACCCGGGCGGGCCGCTCCACCAGCTCGGGGTCCACGCGGGGCACGGACGGCCGGGGCCGTGCGGCGGCCGGGCGCCGCGGGCGCGGCTGCTCCCCCGGCCGCCCGTCCGCCCGCCGCCCCGGCTGCCCCGGCCGCTCCTCCGGGTCCGGCCGGCGGCT includes:
- a CDS encoding IclR family transcriptional regulator C-terminal domain-containing protein — translated: MALRHEPTAPHHSVQDALRVLETVARRSTGVTDTELARETGLGTERLTALLRMLRREAYVEQTADGPYVAGRAFARLGSAQGHEEALRDKLQHTLDRLRDSVGAAVYISRYVDGEVRVTQYADGPATPRVNEWVDFRCSAHATAVGKSLLTQLDHDGRRDHLARYKMARLTSRTITSDKLLLSRLEAQPPTVPVLDLQEYAVGTVCAAVPITAGSSVGCLALSLPVRDAHRLRRAADALNRNAAPVLLSLTI
- a CDS encoding D-2-hydroxyacid dehydrogenase, encoding MTIPTLLVLDADPPPRLGRLTGRVRVEHADASTLAERLPHADVLLVWDFTSHAVREAWPGEGPRPRWVHTASAGVDHLLGPELAASDTVVTNARGIFDRSIAEYVAALVLALAKDLPRTLEFQRERTWRHRETRRVAGTRAVVVGSGPVGRAIAGTLTALGVTTALVGRTARAGVHDPEDLDRLIARADWVIAAAPLTDRTRGMFDARRFGVMQPSAHFVNVGRGQLVVQDALAEALRRRWIAGAALDVFETEPLGPDSPLWRVPGLVVSPHMSGDTVGWRDELAAQFVELYELWAAGEPLVNVVDKRRGYVPGH
- the ehuC gene encoding ectoine/hydroxyectoine ABC transporter permease subunit EhuC; the protein is MTSGLWELVLRGVWVTIQLLVLSALLATAVSFVAGVARTHRSRLVRFLAGLYTEVFRGTSALVMIFWVFFVLPPAFGWQLVPLWAGTLALGLTYGAYGSEIVRGALAAVDPAQREGGIALSFTPWQRMRLILLPQAVPEMVPPFSNLLIELLKGTALVSIMGMGDLAFSGNLVRLALQESAEIYTYVLLIYFVIAFLLTRLMRGLEKKLKAGVGKAPARTPDVEPKRPGAATAGGAVR
- a CDS encoding lytic polysaccharide monooxygenase, which encodes MRTRTKLYAAAVGLATTGALVLSSGGASGHGYTDLPISRQKLCQNGTVPNCGAIQWEPQSVEGPKGFPASGPADGQICSGNNTPFAQLDSPTTPSGGAWPTTRVTGGQTYTFRWQFTAMHATTDFRYYVTKPGWNQNHRLSRSDLNLTPFLTVPYNGQRPPQTLSHSGRLPSGLSGHHVILAVWTVHDTGNAFYACSDVTF
- a CDS encoding SPFH domain-containing protein; the protein is MTTTTSPVPEPGPPADGAAAPRPVRLIHTGSTTEIPVHLLFRDDPDPAPVRLRPAVVSRRPDPEERPGQPGRRADGRPGEQPRPRRPAAARPRPSVPRVDPELVERPARVLPGVAGVLAGVCGAAGCAATSWWAGALPPFAAEAFGGTARGGAAGPGPVQWAAYAAAGGLGLFGFGGLARGRTGGAWVLGLFGRYRGTVRRTGLLWVNPLLLRRRVDVRLRHWRSEPVPATDRSGVALRVVVLVVWRVRDTARATLVVEDHERYLRECVEAALLRVPVAAPGASRAAADATQDALTRLVAADAAPVGLEVFAVRPARVEYAPEVAAAMHRRRIAALDAQHRASVLTSVVDSVEDTVTRLTTRGLVELDDYERKVLVKDLTVAFCAGRGETGP
- the ehuD gene encoding ectoine/hydroxyectoine ABC transporter permease subunit EhuD → MNWDWGAVADFMPHFWDGLLVTLQILVLGSLISFVLGLVWALLMRVPTRWVSWPVGAVTEFVRNTPLLVQLFFLFYVLPEWGLTLSALTTGVLAIGLHYSTYTMQVYRAGIEAVPAGQWEAATALNLPLRRTWTAVILPQAVRRVVPALGNYVISMLKDTPMLMAITVLEMLGEARLFAQQNFQFTEPLTVIGLAFVVISYLASLALRALERRLVH
- the ehuA gene encoding ectoine/hydroxyectoine ABC transporter ATP-binding protein EhuA; translated protein: MSTDTHALSDEKPGSPGSTGELIRLERVTKRFGDHTVLDHLDFSVDAGKHVTLIGPSGSGKTTILRLLMTLLKPDEGTITVDGERLFPAPEKQVREVRKKIGMVFQQFNLFPNMTVLRNITEAPVTVLGMSKDAAEERARELLEMVGLSDHVDKHPAQLSGGQQQRVAIARALAMRPQVLLLDEVTSALDPELVAGVLDVLRDIARSTDITMLCVTHEMNFARDISDQVLMFDSGRIIEAGPPEKIFSEPEHDRTREFLGAVL
- the ehuB gene encoding ectoine/hydroxyectoine ABC transporter substrate-binding protein EhuB; the encoded protein is MAPRTGQPPGRRRENSGPSRRSLLAGAAALGALGAAGCSRVPTEASTNGGDLLDRLKAAGVVRLGIAGEIPFGYIDKDGELTGEAPELAKVVFKRLGVDRVQPVPTEFGSLIPGLNSQQFDVVAAGMYINPERCEQVIFSDPDYQMLDSFIVRKGNPLGLRSYRDVVEKKARFATGTGYAEIAYAVEAGYPESDMLIVPDQVAGLNAVEAGRVDVFAGTALTTREVVKKSNKAEVTEPFRPIVDGRPHVDGGGFAFRPTETRLRDAFNAELRKLKESGELLRILRPFGFTEAEMTDLTAKELCGG